One Streptomyces sp. RPA4-2 genomic window carries:
- a CDS encoding response regulator transcription factor: MCAHVLVAEDDEKQAELIRRSLLQEGHTATVVHDGAAALDEVRRLRPDLVVLDLMLPVIDGFGVCRVLRRNGDIPVLMLTARSTEDDVLLGLELGADDYMTKPYSPRELMARIRTVLRRSGRAATEQDRVVRAAGIAVDPVRHEVHCDGSRVECTPGEYEILRAMTAEPERVFSRRQLLNCTRGSDRASTERAIDVHIMNLRRKIEPDPRRPVRLLTVFGVGYKLSGERA, from the coding sequence GTGTGCGCACATGTGCTGGTCGCGGAGGACGACGAGAAGCAGGCGGAGCTGATACGCCGCTCGCTGCTGCAGGAGGGACACACCGCGACCGTGGTCCACGACGGCGCGGCCGCCCTCGACGAGGTCCGGCGCCTCAGACCGGACCTCGTCGTCCTGGACCTGATGCTCCCGGTGATCGACGGCTTCGGGGTGTGCAGGGTGCTGCGCAGGAACGGCGACATCCCGGTCCTCATGCTCACCGCCCGCTCCACCGAGGACGACGTCCTGCTCGGCCTGGAACTCGGCGCGGACGACTACATGACCAAGCCCTACAGCCCCCGCGAACTGATGGCCCGCATCCGCACGGTCCTGCGGCGCAGCGGGCGCGCGGCCACCGAGCAGGACCGGGTCGTACGCGCCGCCGGCATCGCCGTGGACCCGGTGCGGCACGAGGTGCACTGCGACGGCTCACGCGTGGAGTGCACACCGGGCGAGTACGAGATCCTGCGCGCCATGACCGCCGAGCCCGAACGGGTCTTCTCCAGAAGGCAGTTGCTGAACTGCACCCGCGGCAGCGACCGGGCCTCCACCGAGCGGGCCATCGACGTGCACATCATGAACCTGCGCAGGAAGATCGAACCGGACCCGCGCCGTCCCGTGCGGCTGCTGACGGTGTTCGGCGTCGGGTACAAGCTCAGCGGCGAGCGCGCATGA
- a CDS encoding cell wall metabolism sensor histidine kinase WalK, producing the protein MRSGIPLRKSLLVRLMITSVLIALCSVAATAWLAVQTTTRAIQEEQGQALADDTEILRQLSGYAATHADWSGVRTTLRELSDSTGRRVALTAPDRTPIADSAPPGTALPPGAAATIDPLHTDTYSEPGAQLSGTDPRAVGPYRLTSQDRARLRILATKRQNCFRRNGIETTIKVTPSGRPVLIDANGVDGNANVPNECADGLLNTPTHTEQTALDELTRIARPCLDREHVGPTAFIEFGVTDRSMEPDFAFSKTAHDGQDTARQRKGKECVTEARREQLDPTVAPVAELFLGTGDTAVPHFDMSPANKTKVVAVTGLVLALTVAVTALVATRLVRPLRALTQAAQQPPEAHARVPVTTRDETGILAMAFNELTERRERLEAQRKAMVSDIAHELRTPLTNIRGWLEVTRDGIVAPDPELLASLHEEAMLLQRVIDDLQDLAAADAGALTLHPEAVRADELIEQVAAAHRVGAEAAGIALRTTVDGTPWFDADPVRMRQALGNLVSNAVRHTPQGGTVTLSARRVDGEVVLDVTDTGSGIAPEDLPSVFDRFWRAEKSRSRRTGGSGLGLSIVRQLVVAHGGTVTVTSEVGAGSVFTLKLPGGDPPTGPDTDR; encoded by the coding sequence ATGAGGTCCGGCATACCGCTGCGCAAGAGCCTCCTCGTACGGCTGATGATCACCTCGGTCCTGATCGCCCTCTGCTCGGTGGCGGCGACCGCGTGGCTCGCGGTGCAGACCACGACACGCGCCATCCAGGAGGAGCAGGGGCAGGCACTCGCCGACGACACCGAGATCCTCCGGCAGCTCAGCGGATACGCCGCGACACACGCCGACTGGTCCGGCGTCCGCACCACCCTGCGCGAACTGTCGGACAGCACGGGACGCCGCGTCGCGCTCACGGCACCGGACCGCACACCGATCGCCGACTCCGCGCCCCCCGGCACCGCCCTGCCGCCGGGCGCCGCGGCCACGATCGACCCCCTGCACACCGACACCTACTCCGAACCCGGGGCGCAGCTCAGCGGCACCGACCCCCGCGCGGTGGGCCCCTACCGGCTGACCTCCCAGGACCGCGCCCGACTGCGGATACTGGCGACGAAACGCCAGAATTGCTTCCGGCGCAACGGCATCGAGACCACCATCAAGGTGACACCGAGCGGCCGCCCCGTCCTCATCGACGCGAACGGAGTCGACGGCAACGCGAACGTGCCGAACGAATGCGCCGACGGACTGCTCAACACCCCCACGCACACCGAGCAGACCGCGCTGGACGAACTGACGAGGATCGCCCGGCCGTGCCTGGACCGCGAGCACGTGGGCCCCACCGCGTTCATCGAGTTCGGTGTCACCGACCGGAGCATGGAACCGGACTTCGCCTTCAGCAAGACGGCGCACGACGGTCAGGACACGGCGCGCCAGCGCAAGGGCAAGGAATGCGTCACCGAGGCACGCCGCGAACAACTCGACCCCACGGTCGCCCCGGTCGCCGAACTCTTCCTCGGCACGGGCGACACGGCCGTACCGCACTTCGACATGTCACCCGCCAACAAGACCAAGGTCGTCGCCGTCACCGGTCTCGTCCTCGCCCTCACCGTGGCCGTGACCGCGCTGGTCGCCACCCGACTCGTACGCCCACTGCGCGCGCTGACCCAGGCCGCCCAGCAACCGCCCGAGGCACACGCACGGGTTCCGGTCACCACCCGGGACGAGACCGGCATCCTGGCCATGGCCTTCAACGAACTGACCGAGCGCCGCGAACGGCTGGAGGCCCAGCGCAAGGCGATGGTCAGCGACATCGCCCACGAACTGCGCACCCCGCTCACCAACATCCGCGGCTGGCTCGAGGTGACCCGGGACGGCATCGTCGCCCCCGACCCGGAACTGCTCGCCTCCCTGCACGAGGAGGCGATGCTCCTCCAACGGGTCATCGACGACCTCCAGGACCTCGCGGCAGCCGACGCGGGCGCCCTCACGCTGCACCCGGAGGCGGTCCGCGCCGACGAACTGATCGAACAGGTCGCCGCGGCGCACCGAGTGGGGGCCGAGGCGGCGGGCATCGCTCTGCGGACGACGGTGGACGGGACGCCGTGGTTCGACGCCGACCCGGTCCGGATGCGGCAGGCGCTCGGGAACCTGGTGTCCAACGCGGTACGCCACACCCCGCAGGGCGGCACGGTCACCCTCTCGGCACGGCGGGTGGACGGCGAGGTCGTCCTCGACGTGACCGACACCGGCAGCGGCATCGCGCCGGAGGATCTGCCCAGCGTCTTCGACCGGTTCTGGAGAGCCGAGAAGTCGCGCAGCCGACGCACCGGCGGCAGCGGGCTCGGCCTGTCCATCGTCCGCCAACTCGTCGTCGCGCACGGGGGTACCGTCACCGTCACGAGTGAGGTCGGGGCCGGCTCGGTGTTCACCCTCAAGCTTCCCGGCGGCGACCCGCCGACCGGCCCGGACACCGACCGCTGA
- a CDS encoding Ig-like domain-containing protein yields the protein MVAVAAAATVLFLAPSAAAADQSSTTVQATPSSATTGQLVSLDATVTCSSDPSGGLGVSFFDGPDLLATAPVSADGHSSLTTGFTTTGTHTITAAYNGDDSCGASSDTTTVTVSQAPAPPANNPGCLLCGLIDFHVGDIHNEVNVNSHNVTRIHK from the coding sequence ATGGTCGCCGTAGCGGCGGCGGCCACAGTGCTGTTCCTCGCTCCGTCGGCTGCCGCCGCCGATCAGTCGTCGACCACGGTCCAGGCCACGCCTTCTTCGGCGACGACCGGGCAACTGGTGAGTCTCGACGCGACAGTGACCTGCAGCTCGGACCCGAGCGGCGGCCTCGGCGTGTCGTTCTTCGACGGCCCGGACCTCCTGGCGACCGCGCCCGTCTCCGCCGACGGACACTCCTCACTGACCACCGGTTTCACGACCACCGGAACACACACCATCACCGCCGCCTACAACGGCGACGACAGTTGCGGCGCTTCGAGCGACACCACCACCGTCACCGTGTCCCAGGCCCCGGCTCCCCCGGCCAACAACCCGGGCTGCCTGCTGTGCGGGCTCATCGACTTCCACGTCGGGGACATCCACAACGAGGTCAACGTCAACAGCCACAACGTGACGCGCATCCACAAGTAA